One Rosa chinensis cultivar Old Blush chromosome 5, RchiOBHm-V2, whole genome shotgun sequence genomic region harbors:
- the LOC112168493 gene encoding SH3 domain-containing protein 3, with product MDALRKQASKLREQVAKQQQAVIKQFGGTGYESSDVMVIDEVEMQRHQQLEKLYRSTRAGKDFQKEIVKAAEALTAIGYKHIEAGTKLSEDCSRYGAENVHDKILAKGASIYGDARKHVEKEQEDLNKLLSSQVLDPLRAMILGAPLEDARHLAQRYSRMRQEAETQAVEVSRRLARVKEIPNPENVGKLHAAETKMKEIKANMAVLGIEASAALAAVEAQQQRLTFQRLVALVEGEKNYHLRVAAILGEVEAEMVSEKQRKESAPPVIPQDSFSEKTMYFLAEATHSFTAASEKELSLSVGDYVVVRKVSPSGWSEGECKGKGGWFPSAYVEKRQRIPSTDLSSEVY from the exons ATGGACGCTTTAAGAAAACAAGCCAGTAAGCTCAGGGAGCAGGTCGCAAAGCAGCAACAG GCTGTGATAAAGCAGTTTGGTGGGACTGGTTATGAAAGCTCAGATGTAATGGTGATAGATGAGGTTGAGATGCAGAGGCATCAACAGCTTGAGAAACTGTATAGGTCTACTCGTGCAGGAAAG GATTTTCAGAAAGAAATTGTAAAAGCAGCGGAAGCACTAACAGCCATAGGATATAAGCATATTGAAGCAG GGACCAAGTTGTCTGAGGATTGTAGCAGATATGGTGCTGAAAATGTCCATGataaaattttagctaaaggTGCATCTATATACGGTGATGCTCGTAAGCATGTGGAAAAGGAACAAGAAGACTTGAATAAGTTGTTATCTTCACAG gttttAGATCCGTTAAGAGCAATGATACTTGGTGCTCCTTTGGAAGATGCTCGTCATCTTGCTCAACGTTATAGTCGAATGCGGCAGGAAGCAGAGACACAG GCAGTTGAAGTTTCCAGAAGGCTAGCACGAGTTAAAGAAATCCCAAATCCAGAAAATGTTGGAAAGCTGCATGCAGCAGAAACAAAGATGAAAGAAATAAAAGCAAATATGGCAGTTCTGGGTATAGAAGCTTCAGCTGCCTTGGCTGCTGTGGAAGCACAGCAGCAAAGACTAACATTTCAGAGGCTTGTTGCATTG GTTGAAGGAGAAAAGAATTATCATCTGAGAGTGGCTGCCATTCTTGGTGAGGTTGAAGCTGAG ATGGTCTCAGAGAAACAGCGTAAAGAGTCTGCTCCTCCTGTGATTCCCCAGGATAGCTTCTCAGAGAAAACAATGTACTTCTTGGCCGAA GCAACTCATTCTTTCACTGCTGCATCGGAGAAGGAACTGAGCTTGTCAGTGGGTGACTACGTTGTTGTGCGAAAG GTGAGCCCATCAGGATGGTCAGAAGGAGAGTGCAAAGGCAAAGGAGGGTGGTTTCCATCGGCATACGTGGAGAAGCGTCAACGGATTCCGTCCACTGATCTTTCTTCTGAAGTTTACTAA